Genomic window (Gadus morhua chromosome 3, gadMor3.0, whole genome shotgun sequence):
CGCTCCCCTCCCAGGAACACCAGCTGCGCACCGTCGCCATGGAGACAatggaagggtggagggggattGGGGGGGAAGAATGACATCGTCACAGTTAACACCCTCAAATATGCCCAGATTAAATTATCCAGCGTTGGTCCACTGTGTAATGTGTATGGTTGGTATAAATTATAATTCTAGTATCTGTAGTTGTCTTTCGCTAACCCATGACTGGCTCTATTGGAAGTGTTATCCTgaatgtagggttagggttcgtaTTGAGTCATTGGGACGGGTCTAAACCGTTTGTAGAGAAAATGACGTTCTCTCTGATCCCCCATGCTGGGTGACTGGAGATTCGGACCAAATCAAAAGGAGGCCAGAACCTTGTGTCTCCCAGCAAAGGTTCTCCAGGGAACCAGACCTTCACAACGGGTTCCTTACTCGTCTTTCTTCAGTGCCCGGGCGAAGATCTCTCGTTTGAGGGTCTCTATGTCGACCGCCACCTCctgccatggaaacaaacacacgtcCTTTAGCCAATCCCTGCAGACCTTACTGGCCCGTCCCTCCCGTCTGACCAATCCCGTGCCAGCTACCTCGTTGATGTACTCCAGCAAGTCCAGGGCCTTCTTGAAGTCATCCTCGTTGGAAATCCTGTTGTCCTCACTGATGTACaactggggagagggggggggggcaagggagagagaccaagagaaagggagaaacaaagagagacagtgacgagagagcgagagacagtgaGATATAATAAGTGTGCTTGTAACGACACGTGGTCGtatgtgagagtgcgtgtgagtGCCTACAGTGATGAGGCCGTGTGGGGTCAGGAGAGGCATGGTTTGGCGGTCCAGATTTttgtcctccagcagctgctcGGGAAGCGtctcctggtggaggaggaagcgCTCCTGCTCCACgatgtctacacacacacacacacacacacacacacacacacacacacatcaattatGTTATGTATGATGTCATctagctcctcttctgatgtttTTGGTCACGCGTGTTCATATtcaggtagtgtgtgtgtgtgcacgtgcgtgcatgcatgcatgcgtgagtCTACCTTCCAGGTGCCTGCTGAGCTGGGTCTGGTCCATGTCCGAGGCCAGGGCGGTCAGCTTGCTGAGGGCCAGCAGGGTCTTCTTCTTGGAGAAGTAGCGCGTCTCTCCAGTAGCCTGGCTGCTCAGCGTCTCATGGGCCTGgggacaagaggaggaggagctagggtGATCCCAAGCCAACCAACGCTCAGGCTCAGCCGTTgcagtgagtgggggggggggtgacctaCACTCTGGTAGTCGTGGACGTGGATGTGGTGCAGCCAGCTTAGGTGCTGGTGGGACTGCAGGAAGCTGGCCAGCTGGGGGTGGTGGGCACTGGGCTGGGACAGCAGCTTGCCCCGCTTCCCCTTCTCCATGTACCAGCGGAACACAAAGTCTGCAAAGTtctgcgcgcacgcacacgcacacacacacacacacacacacacacacacacacacacacacacagccttcctGTCTTGAACACGCTTTGGGTGGAGTTTTGCTCGTAGAGAAGATGCGCAGTAAACAAGAGGTGCAGTCCTATAGAACTAGTCATTTCATTGTCTGACCTTGGGATGCATCATGATCCTTATGGTTTCTTGTTAACAAATTTGACAAGAGGGCATTTTTCCCGTGCTAGATGCAACTACTTATCTTTACATGGTTGAATTAATTGACATAAAAACATACGACGTGTAGAAATAGACTTAATTTCTATTTGAGCATTTTGCTTCATGTCTGACGGGCTCGGTGGAGCAGCTCAAAGTGATCAGAGTGGGAGCTTTTCCTGATGGCTTGCCTCAAGGCTACGCAACGCTTGTGTGCCCAGTCTAACCGGGGGGTCGTACATCCTCAATGCTGACTGGCTCAGTCTGGGTTCTCCTCAACGCCTTGAAGCCAACACAAGGTGacaggtgtgtgtttacctggtcGGAGAACTTGGTCATGTAGTGCTGCAGGCGGCTCTGGTTGTCCGTCTGCTCGCACATCTGCACCAGCATGTCGAAGTCACAGAACTTCTCAGACAGAGCAGCCACCCACTGGTACTGACCTAGATCCACTGGAACACGGCAGAGCAAACCCTTTAGATGAACTAACAGGTCTGGAACCAACACTTAAGAGGCAACATCAGAACCAACACAAGAGAACCAACACTCTAGTCTAGACCCAACACAATAGACCCAAGGCATTACCCTTTAGAACCACCACTGTAGACCCAGCCCTCTAGAACCACCACTTTAGACCCAGCCCTTTAGACCCACCACTGTAGACCCAGCCCTCTAGAACCACCACTGTAGATCCAGCCCTCTAGAACCACCACTGTAGACCCAGCCCTCTAGAACCACCACTGTAGACCCAGCCCTCTAGAACCACCACTGTAGACCCAGCCCTTTAGAACCACCACTGTAGACCCAGCCCTCTATAACCACCACTGTAGACCCACCACTGTAGACCCAGCCCTCTAGAACCACCACTGTAGACCCAGCCCTCTAGAACCACCACTGTAGACCCAGCCCTCTAGAACCACCACTGTAGACCCAGCCCTCTAGAACCACCACTGTAGACCCAGCCCTCTAGAACCACCACTGTAGACCCAGCCCTCTAGAACCACCACTGTAGACCCAGCCCTTTAGAACCACCACTGTAGACCCAGCCCTTTAGAACCACCACTGTAGACCCAGCACTTTAGAACCACCACTGTAGACCCAGCCCTTTAGAACCACCACTGTAGACCCAGCCCTTTAGAACCGACCCTTTAGAACCGAGATATTAGAACCAAGACTATAAACCCAACACAATAGACCCAAGCATTAGACCCTACCCTTTAGAACCAACACTCTGGAACCAACCCTTAAGAGGCAACACAATAACCAACACATTAGAACCAAGACTCTAGGCCCAACACAATAGACCCAAATCATTAGAACCATAACTCCAGACCCAACCCTTTAGAACCGACCCTTTGGACCCATCAATCTAGACCGGACCCTAGACCCAACCCTTTGGAACCATCAATCTAGACCAGACCCTTTAGACCCAACCATTTGGAACCATCAATCTAGACCCGACCCTTTAAAACGAACCCTTTAGAACAGACCCTTTGGAACCATCAATCTAGACCAGACCCTTTAGACCCAACCCTTTAGAACAGACCCTTTGGAACCATCAATCTAGACCCGACCCTTTAGACCCAACCCTTTAGAACAGACCCTTTGGAACCATCAATCTAGACCAGACCCTTTAGACCCAACCCTTTAGAACAGACCCTTTGGACCCATCAATCTAGACCGGACCCTAGACCCAACCCTTTGGAACCATCAATCTAGACCATACCCTTTAGTCCCAACCCTTTAGAACCATCTCTCTAGAGTCTAGACCCGACCCAGCAGCCAGACTCACGGAGCGGGGCGATGAGCTCCGAGCGCCGCTGGCCATACTCCAGCTCCAGGGCGTTGTAGCGCTCCTGCTGGGCGGCCGCGGGCCTCCCGCCGGTCCTCAGCTGCAGCGAGGCCAGCTGGGCCACGTAGCCCCCCAGGTAGAGGTCCAGCAGGCCCACCAGCTGCTCACACAGCGCCCCCCGCAGCTCAGAGTCCGCCTGGGGGTACACGGAGCGCAGGACCACCTCGTGCTGCCGAGTGATCACCTCCCGCACCCCACCCGAcgctgggggggagagacagagagaaacagagagagacagaaagacagagaggcagagaaagaaagggaccgagataagaggagggaggagatggatgAGATAAAGATAAGGCAACAGAGAGGATTGGAGGAGAGGTGAGATGAGGAAGGTAAAGAGAAGGgaacagagagaaaggagagaggattagagaagagaggagagtagCAGATAAAACAGGAGATAAAACAGAAGAGGATAAGAAGACTTTAGTATGGTGTTTCAGCTCTGCCTTGATGTGTGATGTAAAGAGCATTGATTGGTTGGAGCTCCCTGGGTCCATAAACActaatgtgtgtggggggaggggggggggactagtTACCAGTCCAGGGAATGTACTCTGGTTCTGAGTCCACATCAGACACTCTGTACATGGACGCCTTGGTATCCCTGTACTGTCCTGCTGCCTGCAGCatgtcctgcacacacacacacaaaatatcatGCCTATACCACAGCGCACCATGTTCATCACTGGGAGTGTTTGTTTACGTTGCATGTTTACTGTACCAAGATGTTGTTTACCACGATGTTGTTGTGGTCTTTGTTAAGGTCAATGATGAATTTACATTGATGATGATGCTGTTCTTGCTAATCAACTGTGAGGTTGTTTGTTTGCTGTTATTTTGATTACCTTGATGTTATCGTTAACCTTAATCTCATGCTATCGTGTACCCTGACGTATTATTGGTTAATATTGATAATGTTATTGTTTATCTTGATGGTTTGTAATTGTTGACTTTGATGATGTCGTTTACCTTGATGTTGTCATTGGTTACCTTGATGGTGTTGTTATTATTAGCCTTGATGATGTTATTGTTTATCTTGATGTTGTCCTTGCTGTTATTGTTTACATTGATGTTACTGTTTATGTTGGCATAAATTGTTTACCTTGATGTTGATCTTATTGTAAACCTTCATGATGTTATCATTTAGCTTGAGGATGTCGTTGTTTTTTACCTTTAAGATGTTGTTAACGGTCAACACGGTCTCGGCCCACTGCACTGAGGCCACAGGGTTCTCCTTCAGgcgcctctcctcttcctccagcagaCACTCAAACACCAGGGAGATCTGAGACACCTGGAGATACAATGTTAACAATTTTacccacacacattatacaacaTATATACGCTCAAACACCAGGGAGATCTGAGACACCTGGAGATACATGACAAACAGTATAACCTATATATAACTTATATAACACATATGCAGTCCGACAGGTCCCGGTGTCCCTCACCTCTCTGAAGAAGACGTCTGCGGGCGTGAGGCTGGGCGGGACGGCCGCTCCGTTCTTGCGCAGCGCTCCGCTCACGGCGGCGTTGACCAGCTCCCCGTGCTTGCCGTGCTGGGTCTTCAGCACCATGGCCGCCTGCAGCTTCTCGGCGTGCTCGCACAGCAGCAGGCGCGTGGCCATGGGGCCGCCGCGCAGCGTCACCTGGCCCAGCCGCTGCAGCAGCCCCACCTGGTGGAGGGAGGACACCGTCACATGAGGCCATGATCAAACCAGACTCGCTTTATAGAGAGCTGTTCAGATGAGCGAATACCATTCCAGAAATGGCATAATGGTGAGATTTGGAGAAAGAAAATCCTGAACCAATGATGTCAATGGTCTAACTTTCCTGGGATTTACTTGTGTGTACatgtccccgtgtgtgtgtacatgtcactgtgtgtatgtgtgggcacgcgtgcgtgcatgtgcgtgtgtgtgttacctgcagCAGGAAGTCCATGAAGCAGGTGTGAGCCTTCATCTTGTCCTCAAGCTGGTGGAGGATGATGAGGGAAGTGAGAGGGAAGCCCCCGCtctctggaccaatcagaacacagacagacagacagacaggcaaagagagaaagaccttTAGCTGAAATCTAGATCAACACATTAAATGTCTACTCCTGCTCCGCAACTTGAATAACTTGAATCACTAAAAGGACAAACGATAGAAACAAATGGGAACCAGAAGTGACCCATATAATCGAATAGAAACCAATAGAACAGAGAAAAATAGAAATACTAGAAACAAAATAGAAGACCATTGGATACCATGACAATCCAATAGAAGAAATAGAGATCAATATAAACCGATAAAAGACCAATAGAAACGTCCTAAACCAATAGACCAATAGAAACAGAGCAGTTGGAACCTTCTGGAACGGACTCGGCCCAGCGCGGGTCGGAGGCCGGGTAGTCGTCCACCAGGTCCAGATCGATGCGGGTCACGACCTCATCTAGctctgccccctcctccccctcccctgccccctcAGCGGGGAACAGCTCGTCCACCAGCACCTGAGAGCCAATCAGGTCGCTcctgggagggggcggagccaagcAGTTAGCTTCAACGTATATAAAGCTAGCATTTGGATTTCAAGTCAAaggtcatgttatattgcttcaTATTATCCATCACGTCTCAATGACTTGAATCCATCTTCTGCGTTTATATATAGcacacactagccgcgtttacatggacacatctatgccgcatagatttctatgcggcatagaaaatggtcatgtatacgcctcattcggaatacaattatctgttcggcatagattctatgccgaatagaataggtggtgtagtccgttttaaatcgccatgtatTATACACGtattccgcatagattggggtttaacttagagcagccgcagtagttcgcaattccactgagctccgtcggtacttttaagcacaccgaacttcaccgctgtcaaggaaattggatttattgcctgattcacgtctttgttatcactccgtaaaagtagtccggtaagcgtgtccggttgctaagcgacgggacatgggtgtttattaatgaggtgTCCGCGCGcatccgagataactgtaaatgagtaggctactactagtacttttgcaggctgaacgttaaaatacttcttaacttagagagatggcagctgcagtagtgcgcaattggacctttgaggattcctggtcactaaattcccgtaagaccactctctcccaccagtcttggctgcggactcgtatccaaattcctcttgtttgcggcggagcatagggtaaatataaagatctgacgagaaattgacgttgctgcgctgtcctcctccttcttaattgaaggagcaggcagagaaaagctctctcctgctgtgctttcattaaaatcaaatttaaaatccccgatagtgataagacatccattatatcgccgccggtccagagacgtgtcaggtgtgcgcgagagacataacggacacttttgttactgccatgtatacagtacattcagaacacattttaggaacagatctatgccgcatagaaatctatgccgcatagatctgccatgtaaacCCGGCTACTGAGTAGATGTGCAGAGTAGTTATAAGAATCAGAAAAACAAGGATTTAATATTGGCTACACGGTTGGTAtcattttcttttacttataaTGATTTTGTTTCAGAACAAAATGCTCTAAGCATTTTAAAGCTCTATTGTTCTGTGAACACTCTCTGTAaaggctctctctgtctgtaaagGGGATCTCTGTCTGTAAAGGGGCTCTCTGTCTGTAaacgctctctctgtctgtaaagtggatctctctgtctgtaaaggggatctctctgtctgtaaagGGGATCTCTGTCTGTAAAggggatctctctgtctgtaaaggggctctctgtctgtaaaggggctctctgtctgtaaaggggctctctgtctgtaaaggggctctctgtctgtaaaggggctctctgtctgtaaaggggctctctgtctgtaaaggggatctctctgtctgtaagGGCTCTCTATGTCTGTAAAggggctctctctgtctgtaaaggggctctctctgtctgtaaaggggctctctctgtctgtaaaggggatctctctgtctgtaaaggatctctctgtctgtaaaggggatctctctgtctgtaaaggggatctctctgtctgtaaaggggatctctctgtctgtaaaggggatctctctgtctgtaaagGGGATCTCTGTGTCTGTAAAggggatctctctgtctgtaaagGGGATCTCTGTCTGTAAACGCTCTCTGTCTGTAAACGCACGCTCTTTAAACATACCGGCAAAACCGCAGAAAGGCATCTTTGAGCATCTTGGTCTTATCCTCGTGGGCTACGGCCTCCGTCCTGTTGGGTGTCTCCATCGACatcttcacaataaaagccaaAAAACATGAGATGAGCAGATGGAAGAAACCCTCAAAATATAAAAGAAGCCTTGATGGAAACCTAACGAACAAAAGCAGATAACCCTTGATGGAAACCTTAACAATGTAAGTGGAAAACTACCCTGAAATCATAACATAAAGACTGTAAAACATGGGTGAAAGCTTCAGAGTAAACAATGACTAGAGTGGGTAAAGTGGGAATGGGACCTCGGGCGCGGCAGCCAGTGAGGAGCAGAGCGAGTCCTCCATGGTCTCCGGGAGGATGGAGACGGCCTGGcgcgccaccaccgccaccagccCGTTGGTCTGGGAGAAGAAGATGGGCAGGTTGCCACAGCAACCACCTCCACGCACGCCGTCGCCTGCCAAGGGCACACGTTTGGGTgttgggaaggagggagagttgACCGTTACTATTGAAAATGACCAACTTGTTACTATTGTTTAATTACTATGGTAACGGCGACAACAATGTGGCTTAATGTTGGCAAACATTGTTTTCAATCgggtaataataataagcaataagaaattgTCTATCCTTCTCAAAAAATCGTTCGGTTATAAGTACATTATTGACTCTACTCCTTGACATCCAAGGGCAGTGAAAGGGGGGGGATATGATAGCTTGACCACTGACCTGGGGCACTGAAGGATATCCTCTCGTCGGGGGGTCCCCCTCGGACCGTACCTGTGGAGCAGGCGAACACCAGCTCCTGAGTGTACAGGAAGGCTGTGGCGCCCGGGTAGGGAACCACAAGCCTTGTGGTACGCAGCGCCTCCTCACTCTGGGAGGGGAATTACAGGCAATACATTAACATCAATCTATTTAAATCACCATTGAGGTCAGTAAGCTATTCAGACGCTATTATTGAAAGCGACGTGCACGTGCATTGAATTCaatcttgctcagggatacctACAGGTTAGGTTAGAATTTGTGGatcgaaccaagaacctttgggctgggagtGGAACACCCAGACCACCACTAGACATTCATGCCGTACGCAAGTACAGACACGTTTATATCGGAAGGGCATAATGCTTTGCATTTAACCAGTAGAGGAAGATCAAAACATATATATGACCTATATCCAAACTCTATATGAATGCATGAAATATATTAGGTCTGTGAATTTAAACGGGAGAAGAAGAGGGGCTGGAGACCTGGAACGGAGTGGTGTGTTTGGTGACCTCCACGACGACGTGGTCCGAGACCGAGGCCCCGACGTCTTGCAGGGTCACCAGGCAGAAGTAGGCGATGCAGGGGATGTCCTGGGAGTGCCAGGCTGCAGCCAGCACCACCAGGCCGGAcctgtggaggagggaggggagagcagccaatcaggaacgCAGGAGCAACCAGACCTCACCAGACCAGCTACATATATTTAGTTCACAGCGGAGTCTTCAAGCGGCTATTTGATAACAGAAGAGAGTACTGCAAAATGCAAGTGCTGCTTACAAGGTAACGTAATGTAATTAGACTCATGTGATCATGTTATGATTTTATACTGCCTATGAATTATTACTACACACAATGGTAATATTATACATATGGACAAGTAGACAGGTAGgtaaacagacaaacaggcaggtTAGCCGACAGGAAGATTGCCTGAAAGGCAGATAGGCAGGTTAACAGACAgaagagcagacagagaggcctATAGACAGAAAAGAGAGGTGGACTCACGGGCTAAGCTTCATGTCGAGGTAGGACACGTTCACTCCTTCCTTCATTTCCTCATAGTTGCTCTCTGATCCCTGATTGGACAAAAAGACAAGTTGACATAAGATCAGTGCGTGTCTGTATTATTTGAGTCAGAGTAATATAGTAGGTCAGGAATCCACAATTAAAATCAACAAACAAGAaattaatatgaatataaatataatttttttttgatatgAACATGAATCATTTAATGTACCCACATAATAATACTAGAATACAATATGAATACCTAAAAAACCATAACATGAATCCTCACCCAGATAGCGTCAGCTATGTTCTCATCGAGGGAACAGCGGGATTCCCAGCTGAGGGTCTGCTGCTCGGAGCTatcccccacctcccacctGCACACCTTGGAGCTGGTGAGAGAGTAGAGGCAGCCGGCCTCGGACGCCCATAGCACGCTGTGGAgctacacacacccagacagacagcgtgggaaagagacagagtgactTGTTAGGATTTCCTTTCCCCTCGTCTGAATGAGACCACATAGTCTGGTTACCCCCTAGCAACAAGTCATACAATACCGTGGCACATGCCACTCACCTCGTCgttagggggcggggccagcatCCCAAACAGACTGGAAACGCGGCGACCGATGCCCGACAGCACGCCCTGGCCCTGCTGCAGGGCCCGAAACCCAAGCCGGCCGGACGGGTCCGTGCTCACCCTCAGCAGGTGGTTCCTGCATGAGGACACCACGAAGCTGCCGCCCtgcaggacagacacacagggtgGTGCGGTTGGTCAGGGCAAAGGACTGCCAGCCCAGAGGATCTGGGTGGATCCCCGATGCCTGCCTTCTACATGTTGGAGAGGtctaacacctacctgctcAGTGTCAGAGAATACACTTCTCAGCTCCACAGAGTGAATTACTATTTCCATCCATTTACAACGTTGAAATACAACATTAAACTAGGAACCCAACCCAATCTTTATGGATCTAACCAGGGGAAACATAAGGTTGAAGGACGGTTCTAAATGTTGAACCATACCATTGTCTCTAACGTTCTTAGCGGAGAACCTTACCCTCACGGCGACCACAAAGTTGCAGAGATCTCCCAGTTCCAGGTCTGCCTCTGTATGGTTCCCCTCGTGGGCGAGGCTGGCCCAGTACCGGGCCCGGCCCTCCGCCCCCACCGTCAGGACCGAGATGGACTGGACCGGGGCCGTCTCCAGGGGCCCGGGGCTGCTGATGGTCACCAGGTCAGCCGTGTATTCGTACTCGCTGGGGGCCAGCTGCAgctccttacacacacacagctgtggaACAGTCCGGAAGGatgaggtaggggggggcgggATTACAACAGGGCTTCTATAGTGGTGATATTTTTTACTGTTCACAGAAGAGTAACATACATTCTCTCATTTTGAGAAGAAAGGTGTGATGATTACTTACATTACATGCATCCATGTTTGTGGCTCTTCAATACAAAACTGATTCAGTGATTATCTTGTTTCCCCTATTGCAACCCCCATATGACCGGACGAAATGTTAACATAACAGCTTAAAAAGGCACCGGCAGAGCGCACCTTGGCCACCACCGTCTGACAGATCTTCCAGATGATGAGCAGCTTGCCACACACCATCCAGGCCCAGCCGCTCTCGTCCACCTTCACAGAGATGATGTCATCCGCTTAAGGGACAGCAAGAATAGAGAGCATTTGTTATATTCTGCTCTAAATAAACCTTAATACATCTTAATACAGTTGCAACAAGACATAGTGTATGTtaccttctgccattgttagaGCCTCCATCACTTTCACAGGCAGCGACGACCCGAAGGTCTGGACGTCATAGTGAACCGACTCAGCGTTTGCGTGGTTTGCGCGCGTAGGGGTTGACCTGGTTGAGGCAGTATCGAATTCATAATAAATGTTATCAAGTGCATTAACATGTGGTTGAATGTGACTATTCGTGCTGTTTTCAAAAAAATTCACTGGATTCATGTCCACTCACCTGGCGGCGAGAGACGTCCTGCGTGGGGAGAAGAGGAGTCCAGACGGGGTTCCAGCCAGACTCTTTCTCCCGGGAACTCTGGAGGGCTGCCTTCGGCCCGAGCTGGGCGTCGCACGGGGAGAAAACATACTATCGATTATAGTTCGTTTACATTAAATAGTCGAACAGTACAACAGAAAAGCCACAAACTCCCCTCAGTGAATATATCCAAACAGCGCgcggtaaaaaaaaatgtgGACTGATGTCGCTTGAAACTCACGTCATCCCCGAGTCAGAATAAAATACGCCcatattttattaaaatgtctattttactaaaaaatattttaagttagttctctctctctctaatagtAAAACAATAGTTAGAAACACATTTCTTTCAATAATATTAGTTTAAATGATTAGCACTGTCAGACTATACCAG
Coding sequences:
- the nup133 gene encoding nuclear pore complex protein Nup133 isoform X1 produces the protein MFSPRATPSSGRRQPSRVPGRKSLAGTPSGLLFSPRRTSLAARSTPTRANHANAESVHYDVQTFGSSLPVKVMEALTMAEADDIISVKVDESGWAWMVCGKLLIIWKICQTVVAKLCVCKELQLAPSEYEYTADLVTISSPGPLETAPVQSISVLTVGAEGRARYWASLAHEGNHTEADLELGDLCNFVVAVRGGSFVVSSCRNHLLRVSTDPSGRLGFRALQQGQGVLSGIGRRVSSLFGMLAPPPNDELHSVLWASEAGCLYSLTSSKVCRWEVGDSSEQQTLSWESRCSLDENIADAIWGSESNYEEMKEGVNVSYLDMKLSPSGLVVLAAAWHSQDIPCIAYFCLVTLQDVGASVSDHVVVEVTKHTTPFQSEEALRTTRLVVPYPGATAFLYTQELVFACSTGTVRGGPPDERISFSAPGDGVRGGGCCGNLPIFFSQTNGLVAVVARQAVSILPETMEDSLCSSLAAAPEMSMETPNRTEAVAHEDKTKMLKDAFLRFCRSDLIGSQVLVDELFPAEGAGEGEEGAELDEVVTRIDLDLVDDYPASDPRWAESVPEESGGFPLTSLIILHQLEDKMKAHTCFMDFLLQVGLLQRLGQVTLRGGPMATRLLLCEHAEKLQAAMVLKTQHGKHGELVNAAVSGALRKNGAAVPPSLTPADVFFREVSQISLVFECLLEEEERRLKENPVASVQWAETVLTVNNILKDMLQAAGQYRDTKASMYRVSDVDSEPEYIPWTASGGVREVITRQHEVVLRSVYPQADSELRGALCEQLVGLLDLYLGGYVAQLASLQLRTGGRPAAAQQERYNALELEYGQRRSELIAPLLDLGQYQWVAALSEKFCDFDMLVQMCEQTDNQSRLQHYMTKFSDQNFADFVFRWYMEKGKRGKLLSQPSAHHPQLASFLQSHQHLSWLHHIHVHDYQSAHETLSSQATGETRYFSKKKTLLALSKLTALASDMDQTQLSRHLEDIVEQERFLLHQETLPEQLLEDKNLDRQTMPLLTPHGLITLYISEDNRISNEDDFKKALDLLEYINEVAGTGLVRREGRASKVCRDWLKDVCLFPWQEVAVDIETLKREIFARALKKDDWCSWEGSDDPLEPARDSVFVKILLKLIQEGVSLQAYLPDVKELLDSEQLAAFNSKPYFEYVLRVNYEHYLQSQI